A genomic segment from Mycoplasma sp. 1018B encodes:
- a CDS encoding YbaB/EbfC family nucleoid-associated protein: MDQGLLRKLQKIQKEAEIKEEAFLEKTFSIEKQGIEVIAKGSKQIVSIRIKETILLDPEDAETLEDLITLTINDLFLQIDEEHQQIMPNIPGFGF; the protein is encoded by the coding sequence ATGGATCAAGGATTATTAAGAAAATTACAAAAAATTCAAAAAGAAGCCGAAATAAAAGAAGAAGCATTTTTAGAAAAAACTTTTTCTATTGAAAAACAAGGCATAGAAGTAATTGCAAAAGGCAGCAAACAAATAGTATCAATTAGAATCAAAGAAACAATTTTATTAGACCCTGAAGATGCAGAAACTTTAGAAGATTTAATTACTTTAACAATTAATGATTTATTTTTACAAATTGATGAAGAGCATCAACAAATAATGCCTAATATACCTGGTTTTGGTTTTTAA
- a CDS encoding pseudouridine synthase produces the protein MNNNNLIRIQKLIAQSGFCSRRKAEELILAKKIKVNGSLAQIGQLVSVNDQITINNQIINLNNQNNFVYFLLNKPKKTITTTKDPFKRKTVIDLIDIPYRIVPVGRLDYDTTGVLLLTNDLEMVNKLSHPKYEIKRIYRARINEPLTLKEFKLINKEVLVNGKISKQIVDQVADKSYTVELHVGSYHHIKELFKVFNKKVINLKRIQYANLTTEKIPEGYYRKLKLKEIKDLKTIIRIQEERLKKINEKKKINEIFSK, from the coding sequence ATGAATAATAACAATTTAATAAGAATACAAAAATTAATAGCGCAAAGTGGTTTTTGTTCCCGTAGAAAAGCAGAAGAATTAATTCTAGCTAAAAAAATAAAAGTTAATGGATCTTTAGCTCAAATTGGACAATTAGTTTCTGTAAATGATCAAATTACAATAAATAATCAAATAATTAATTTAAATAATCAAAATAACTTTGTTTACTTTTTGTTAAACAAACCTAAAAAAACAATCACCACTACTAAAGATCCCTTCAAAAGAAAAACGGTCATAGATTTAATTGATATACCTTATAGAATTGTTCCAGTTGGCAGATTAGATTATGATACAACAGGCGTGTTATTATTAACAAATGATTTAGAAATGGTAAATAAACTAAGTCATCCTAAATATGAAATTAAACGTATTTATCGTGCTAGAATAAATGAACCATTAACATTAAAGGAGTTTAAACTAATTAACAAAGAAGTTTTAGTTAATGGAAAAATTTCAAAACAAATTGTTGATCAAGTAGCTGATAAATCTTACACTGTAGAATTACACGTTGGTTCTTATCATCATATAAAAGAATTATTTAAAGTATTTAATAAAAAAGTTATAAATTTAAAGAGAATTCAATATGCTAATTTAACAACTGAAAAAATACCTGAAGGTTATTATAGAAAATTAAAATTAAAAGAAATTAAAGATTTAAAAACAATTATAAGAATACAAGAAGAAAGACTAAAAAAAATTAATGAAAAAAAGAAAATTAATGAAATTTTTAGTAAGTAG
- a CDS encoding MIP family Ig-specific serine endopeptidase: MKSTKFKKILLPLSTLTSTIGIFSIVACENNNNNENNNDLNNQRQISQTKYQELYKLRQENLTKLANDNNLYRSITSFLNKASTFIKNNKTTIAEFINLNQEFDTNIENVKNYLASLSPNNSNSDENNISKSTEKDNSNTKEEKNNNQIEFANENDLNNLKSYKDTLAGYQLNEKLKENKVLNEKITQALNKADNLLNNQSSKSDVVNHNQILVALIQEADKYLQTNTNNDKKEEEKENKPIIPTLPPNFQFIRPNVSQYHKYPDYVSKYKKVNAHEIYQEIYDRSFSIQTLFHEKSGSVDVASGQGTAWLLDYHRSKSNSNKLKLFLASNIHVLNNFANTLSEENSKKFPQYVDPTGNTLVGIALGKAANPKLETLANNTLETSGLVSYYTNSDKMTGSSNVGFGETKWRTTKTQALSNPTLIFAAIDFMKEEATAAYKEKLKTVFKEKAENYLKLNSWDTNYQTKYQNWKTQGENPNLYVDFAVFSIDIDLEKTDETFKKWINDATSALDKYLKRLADTNELPNQDKNISKYMQTLDYYSKFKNMNKKDGIYEFALSNAQDLYIAGYPRLNNVTRFSHNNPLERNNNQTNDFLPPFNERFAYGANQSSFTADAYQFRLDTAFNNLVGASYGPNYTISFSSLYYGASGSLVYNDFGQMVGIYNVISSRTQAGDLLGSSGFAPFLLSTDVANIDNSFVTYAYNLIDSTNNSLYPKQKDSYRSNLRVMFAIGFDNTNDKTTALFPEGF; encoded by the coding sequence ATGAAAAGTACCAAATTTAAAAAAATTTTATTGCCTTTGAGCACTTTAACATCTACTATAGGAATATTTTCTATTGTGGCATGTGAAAATAACAATAACAATGAAAATAATAATGATTTAAATAATCAAAGACAAATTTCACAAACTAAATATCAAGAATTATATAAATTAAGACAGGAAAATTTAACTAAATTAGCAAATGATAATAATTTGTATAGATCTATAACGTCATTTTTAAATAAAGCAAGCACTTTTATTAAAAATAACAAAACCACTATTGCTGAATTTATAAACTTAAATCAAGAATTTGACACAAACATTGAAAATGTTAAAAATTATTTAGCCAGTTTATCGCCAAATAATTCAAATTCAGATGAAAATAATATTTCAAAATCTACTGAAAAAGATAATTCAAATACAAAAGAAGAAAAAAATAATAATCAAATCGAATTTGCAAATGAAAATGATTTAAATAACTTAAAAAGTTATAAAGATACATTAGCAGGTTATCAATTAAATGAAAAATTAAAAGAAAATAAAGTCTTGAATGAAAAAATTACACAAGCATTAAATAAAGCTGATAATCTTTTGAATAATCAATCAAGCAAAAGTGATGTTGTTAATCATAATCAAATACTTGTTGCTTTAATTCAAGAAGCAGATAAATATTTACAAACAAATACTAACAATGACAAAAAAGAAGAAGAAAAAGAAAATAAACCTATCATTCCTACTCTTCCACCTAATTTTCAATTTATTAGACCTAACGTTAGTCAATATCATAAATATCCTGATTATGTAAGCAAATATAAAAAAGTTAATGCTCACGAAATATATCAAGAAATATATGATCGTTCTTTTTCTATTCAAACTTTGTTTCATGAAAAATCTGGAAGTGTAGATGTTGCTAGTGGTCAAGGTACTGCTTGATTATTAGATTATCATAGATCAAAATCTAATAGTAACAAATTAAAACTATTTTTAGCATCTAATATTCATGTTTTAAATAATTTTGCAAATACTTTAAGTGAAGAAAATAGTAAAAAATTTCCTCAATATGTTGATCCTACCGGTAATACTTTAGTAGGTATTGCATTAGGTAAAGCTGCTAATCCTAAATTAGAAACTTTAGCAAATAATACCTTAGAAACAAGCGGATTAGTTAGTTATTATACTAATAGCGATAAAATGACTGGTTCATCAAATGTAGGTTTTGGGGAAACTAAATGAAGAACTACTAAAACTCAAGCATTAAGTAATCCTACTTTAATTTTTGCTGCCATTGATTTTATGAAAGAAGAAGCAACAGCAGCATATAAGGAAAAATTAAAAACAGTTTTTAAAGAAAAAGCTGAAAATTATTTGAAACTTAATTCATGAGATACTAATTATCAAACAAAATATCAAAATTGAAAAACACAAGGAGAAAATCCTAATTTATATGTTGATTTTGCTGTTTTTTCAATAGATATAGATTTAGAAAAAACTGATGAAACTTTTAAAAAATGAATTAATGATGCAACTAGTGCACTTGATAAATATTTAAAAAGACTTGCAGACACAAATGAATTACCAAATCAAGATAAAAATATTTCTAAGTATATGCAAACTTTAGATTATTATTCTAAATTTAAAAATATGAATAAAAAAGATGGCATATATGAATTTGCATTATCTAACGCACAAGATTTATATATAGCTGGATATCCAAGATTAAATAATGTGACTAGATTTTCACATAATAATCCACTTGAACGTAATAATAATCAAACTAATGATTTTTTACCACCTTTTAATGAAAGATTTGCTTATGGAGCAAACCAAAGCAGTTTCACTGCGGATGCATATCAATTTAGATTAGATACAGCATTTAATAATTTAGTTGGAGCATCATATGGACCAAATTATACAATTAGTTTTTCTTCTCTTTATTATGGTGCTTCAGGATCATTAGTTTATAATGATTTTGGACAAATGGTTGGAATTTACAATGTTATTAGCTCAAGAACTCAAGCCGGTGATTTGCTTGGTTCTTCAGGATTTGCTCCATTTTTACTATCAACCGATGTTGCAAACATTGATAATAGTTTTGTAACTTATGCTTATAATCTTATTGATTCTACTAATAACAGTTTATATCCAAAACAAAAAGATTCATATCGTAGTAATTTAAGAGTAATGTTTGCCATTGGTTTTGATAATACTAATGATAAAACAACTGCTCTTTTCCCTGAAGGATTTTAA
- the secA gene encoding preprotein translocase subunit SecA has protein sequence MNFLNIKSTEMRIAEKTLKKINDYEPIIAKLSNEELRNKTEQFKIRLANEENIDKIRPEIFAVAREATKRVLGKRPYDVQMIGGVLLDLSSIAEMKTGEGKTITSIAPVYLNALYGKGAIVSTVNEYLSERDALEMGEVFNFLGLTVGINKAQMNPEDKRKAYQCDITYSVHSELGFDYLRDNMVNTLAEKVQRGLFFCLIDEADSILIDEAKTPLIISGGEGSDTHLYYLADQFVRILNQNDYEIDEESKAISLTYSGINKANNYFKINNLYDIENSEIVHRVQNALRAHKVMKNNVEYIVREGKIELVDAFTGRIMEGRAYSEGLQQALQAKEMVKIEPETKTLATITYQNFFRMFDKLCGMTGTAKTEEQEFIDIYNMRVNPVPTNKPIKRRDLPDAIFANSQAKWIAVTNKVKQLYDKGQPVLIGTAQIEDSEELHYYLEKANIPHTVLNAKQNASEAEIISQAGQVKSVTIATNMAGRGTDIKPSREAIELGGLYVIGTDRAESRRIDNQLRGRSGRQGDPGVSKFYVSLDDQLMQRFSNYEEFKKAYEKEGNKEITNKNLQFGFKHAQKKIEGFNYDSRKSVLHYDDVIRQQRDLFYAQRDLILTNNNVSFIIERMFNNVVKVILNNSDLKLQNNHLDYENLVSYINSNFFNLFKPEFQLEYKKLRKISDNELSEYLLEKFLLNFKEWETNAKNNTMDDNIFLSLEKHYLLSTIDRYWQNHIDGMDKLRSNINLVQYAQKNPYQMYTDEGTKMFYTMLDNIAYDTCQIILNDRLGRKSMISPEIQADPLFQQIQSMVVLSLGQSDDERETYLLETYYNLKKQTQMFDNNEINSEKNEKQNS, from the coding sequence ATGAATTTTTTAAATATCAAATCGACTGAAATGAGAATTGCAGAAAAAACATTAAAAAAAATTAATGATTATGAACCTATTATTGCTAAGTTATCTAATGAAGAATTAAGAAATAAAACTGAACAATTTAAAATTCGTTTAGCTAATGAGGAAAATATAGATAAAATTAGACCGGAAATTTTTGCAGTAGCAAGAGAAGCTACAAAAAGAGTTTTAGGTAAAAGACCATACGATGTACAAATGATTGGTGGAGTTTTATTAGATTTAAGTAGTATTGCTGAAATGAAAACAGGTGAAGGAAAAACTATTACTTCTATAGCTCCAGTTTATTTAAATGCATTATATGGTAAAGGAGCAATTGTTTCTACAGTTAATGAATATTTGAGTGAACGTGATGCTTTAGAAATGGGAGAAGTTTTTAATTTCTTAGGTTTAACAGTTGGTATTAATAAAGCGCAAATGAATCCTGAAGATAAAAGAAAAGCTTATCAATGTGATATTACTTATTCCGTGCATTCTGAATTAGGATTTGATTATTTAAGAGATAATATGGTAAATACTTTGGCTGAAAAAGTACAAAGAGGATTATTTTTTTGTTTAATCGATGAAGCTGATTCAATTTTAATCGATGAAGCAAAAACACCTTTAATTATTTCTGGTGGCGAAGGTTCTGATACTCATTTATATTATTTAGCGGATCAATTTGTGAGAATTTTAAATCAAAATGATTATGAAATCGATGAAGAATCTAAAGCAATTTCTTTGACTTATAGTGGTATAAACAAGGCTAATAATTATTTTAAAATTAATAATTTATATGATATAGAAAATTCTGAAATTGTTCATAGAGTTCAAAATGCTTTAAGAGCTCATAAAGTAATGAAAAACAATGTTGAATATATTGTTAGAGAAGGCAAAATTGAATTAGTTGATGCATTCACAGGCAGAATAATGGAAGGGCGCGCATATTCTGAAGGATTGCAACAAGCTTTACAAGCTAAAGAAATGGTTAAAATTGAACCAGAAACTAAAACTTTAGCAACTATTACTTATCAAAATTTCTTTAGAATGTTTGATAAACTATGTGGCATGACAGGAACGGCTAAAACAGAAGAACAAGAATTTATTGATATTTATAATATGAGAGTTAATCCTGTGCCTACTAATAAACCAATAAAAAGAAGAGATTTGCCTGATGCTATTTTTGCCAATTCACAAGCCAAATGAATTGCTGTTACTAATAAAGTTAAACAATTATATGATAAAGGACAACCTGTTTTAATTGGAACAGCTCAAATTGAAGATTCTGAAGAATTACATTACTATTTAGAAAAAGCTAATATTCCTCACACTGTGTTAAACGCAAAACAAAATGCTTCTGAAGCTGAAATTATTTCTCAAGCTGGACAAGTTAAATCTGTAACTATTGCTACTAATATGGCAGGTAGAGGAACTGATATTAAACCTTCAAGAGAAGCTATTGAATTAGGTGGATTATATGTTATTGGAACAGATCGTGCTGAAAGCCGTAGAATTGATAATCAATTAAGAGGTAGATCTGGTAGACAAGGAGATCCGGGCGTTTCTAAATTTTATGTTTCTTTAGATGATCAATTGATGCAACGTTTTTCTAATTATGAAGAATTTAAAAAAGCTTATGAAAAAGAAGGCAATAAAGAAATTACCAATAAGAATTTACAATTTGGCTTCAAACATGCTCAAAAGAAAATTGAAGGTTTCAATTATGATAGTAGAAAAAGTGTTTTACACTATGATGATGTTATTAGACAACAAAGAGATTTATTTTATGCTCAAAGAGATTTAATTTTAACCAATAATAACGTATCTTTTATCATTGAAAGAATGTTTAATAATGTCGTAAAAGTAATTTTAAATAATTCTGATTTAAAATTACAAAATAATCATTTAGATTATGAAAATTTAGTTAGTTATATTAATAGTAATTTCTTTAACTTATTTAAACCAGAATTTCAACTTGAATATAAAAAATTAAGAAAAATTTCAGATAATGAATTAAGTGAATATTTACTTGAAAAATTTTTACTTAATTTTAAAGAATGAGAAACTAATGCTAAAAATAATACTATGGATGATAATATATTTTTAAGTTTAGAAAAACATTATTTATTATCAACTATAGATCGTTATTGACAAAATCATATTGATGGCATGGATAAATTACGTTCAAATATTAATTTAGTTCAATACGCACAAAAAAATCCTTATCAAATGTATACTGACGAAGGAACTAAAATGTTTTATACCATGTTGGATAATATAGCTTATGATACTTGCCAAATTATTTTAAATGATCGTTTAGGTAGAAAATCGATGATCAGTCCCGAAATTCAAGCCGATCCATTATTTCAACAAATTCAATCTATGGTAGTTTTAAGTTTAGGCCAAAGTGATGACGAGAGAGAAACTTATTTATTAGAAACTTATTATAATTTAAAAAAACAGACTCAAATGTTTGATAATAATGAAATTAATTCAGAAAAAAATGAAAAACAAAATTCATAG
- the gpmI gene encoding 2,3-bisphosphoglycerate-independent phosphoglycerate mutase — MNKKVILVVIDGLGLRKEKQGNAFKQANTAFFDNLFTNYPNSIIQASGEYVGLPTDQMGNSEVGHLNIGAGRIVYTGLSLINQQIKTKEFHKNKVFLNVFEDVKKNNTTLHLIGLLSNGGVHSDENHLFELMHLAYENKVKNVSLHLFGDGRDVAPKSILNSLNKVDQLCKKYSYKIASLGGRFYGMDRDKMFDRVEQHYNAMLGLSDVTFTNAIDYINNEYSNNRTDEFLIPASNLNAKFIENNDSIIFFNFRPDRARQLTHLFIDSNLYQVKAKHLVKLNNFVSMMKYEGLNTQIAFEEMKVVNPIGKVLEKNNLKQLRVAETQKYAHVTFFMDGGIDVEYKNSKRIMVPSLKVNSYADEPQMSAKEIVDELINNAADYDLTIMNFANPDMVGHTGNLKATIKAIEVLDKEIQRLWTWAEKQNITIFITADHGNAEITEDENGNPATKHTKSPVMLITSDKNLQLKNGILANIAPTILDYMNIEKSEEMTHESLIIK; from the coding sequence ATGAATAAAAAAGTGATTTTAGTTGTTATTGACGGTTTAGGATTACGTAAGGAAAAACAAGGAAATGCTTTTAAACAAGCTAACACCGCCTTTTTTGATAATTTATTTACTAATTATCCTAATTCTATTATTCAAGCAAGCGGCGAATATGTAGGTTTACCGACTGATCAAATGGGCAATTCTGAAGTAGGTCATTTAAACATAGGAGCAGGTAGAATTGTTTACACAGGATTATCATTAATTAATCAACAAATTAAAACAAAAGAATTTCATAAAAACAAAGTTTTTTTAAATGTTTTTGAAGATGTTAAAAAAAATAATACTACTTTACATTTAATTGGCTTATTAAGCAACGGCGGTGTGCATTCAGATGAAAATCATTTATTTGAATTAATGCATTTAGCATATGAAAATAAAGTAAAAAATGTTTCATTACATTTATTTGGTGATGGCAGAGACGTAGCGCCAAAATCAATTTTAAATTCTTTAAATAAAGTTGATCAATTATGCAAAAAATATTCATATAAAATTGCTTCATTAGGTGGAAGATTTTATGGCATGGATAGAGATAAAATGTTTGATAGAGTAGAACAACACTATAATGCAATGTTGGGTTTATCTGATGTAACTTTTACAAATGCAATTGATTATATTAATAATGAATATTCAAATAATAGAACAGATGAATTTTTAATTCCTGCATCTAATTTAAATGCAAAATTCATAGAAAATAATGATTCGATAATCTTTTTCAATTTTAGACCTGATCGCGCAAGACAATTAACTCATTTGTTTATTGATTCAAATCTTTATCAAGTAAAAGCTAAACATTTAGTTAAATTAAATAATTTTGTTTCGATGATGAAATATGAAGGTTTAAATACTCAAATAGCTTTTGAAGAAATGAAAGTAGTTAACCCCATTGGTAAAGTTTTAGAAAAAAATAATTTAAAACAATTAAGAGTTGCAGAAACACAAAAATATGCTCATGTGACTTTTTTTATGGATGGTGGTATAGATGTAGAATATAAAAATTCTAAAAGAATTATGGTGCCATCTTTAAAAGTTAATAGTTATGCGGATGAACCACAAATGTCAGCTAAAGAAATAGTTGATGAATTAATAAATAATGCAGCAGATTATGATTTGACAATTATGAATTTTGCAAATCCTGATATGGTAGGTCATACAGGTAATTTAAAAGCGACAATAAAAGCAATAGAAGTATTAGATAAAGAGATTCAACGTTTGTGAACTTGAGCAGAAAAACAAAATATAACTATTTTTATCACTGCGGATCATGGAAATGCAGAAATTACGGAAGATGAAAATGGTAATCCAGCTACAAAACATACAAAAAGTCCTGTTATGTTAATAACAAGTGATAAAAATTTACAATTAAAAAATGGTATTTTAGCTAATATCGCCCCTACAATATTGGATTATATGAATATTGAAAAATCTGAAGAAATGACACATGAAAGTTTAATAATCAAATAG
- the dnaX gene encoding DNA polymerase III subunit gamma/tau: MSYKALYRKYRPQKFEQVVGQEHIIKVLENIIISNNINHAYLFSGSRGVGKTSLAKIFANAINCIHTNIPYDICENCLEKSANNLDIIEMDAASNNGVEEIRMLQEKIEHLPTVGRYKIYIIDEVHMLTKSAFNSLLKTLEEPPSHVIFILATTDAQKIPSTVLSRLQIHNFKKITNKQIENRLKEIFEIEKIQYDNDTPAYIARLAQGALRDALSIAEQAIAYCDNNLTLKSVTELFGIVENSKIINFFNAIYKHDYSYVINTFDEFKNNNADAKILVENWITVLKDYLVCNKTNNLDFSEILLENDFELIEFNTIFAYETLEYLYQLLKSLYNQNKPYDLIYFNLFKIMNRHNSFLETNDSLIKKEKMQENRNSQNDQTNKVQEELKINNNSVEKEIKDILEQSQEYILKYNNAKDDIKNIENEILTFNDDLDDENLENPLISTEEFDINQNSDVTLPLLKTYTNDKIFKSQIDDELLEKLFALHFYDKKVLNPNNKNDQIKTILENSKNLITNLECNDFIKAISTTELKVLASASNFILIHGNSKVENKILNYLQDNYQNEIIQREFFQKLFKKQLHLFITSSADKDRIKTIFNKVSMFSNKELEKYKPLENLQPQKNNFVLKLYNLISKGIKGEK, from the coding sequence ATGTCATATAAAGCTTTATACCGTAAATATAGACCCCAAAAATTTGAACAAGTTGTTGGACAAGAGCATATAATCAAAGTCTTAGAAAATATTATAATTAGCAATAATATAAATCATGCTTATTTATTTAGTGGCTCTAGAGGTGTAGGTAAAACTTCCTTAGCTAAAATTTTTGCTAATGCTATAAATTGTATTCATACCAATATACCATATGATATTTGTGAAAATTGTTTAGAAAAAAGCGCAAATAATTTGGATATTATTGAAATGGACGCTGCTTCAAACAATGGTGTAGAAGAAATTAGAATGTTACAGGAAAAAATCGAACATTTACCTACTGTTGGTCGTTATAAAATATATATTATTGATGAAGTACACATGTTAACTAAAAGTGCTTTTAATTCCTTGTTAAAAACTTTAGAAGAACCTCCTTCACATGTTATTTTTATTTTAGCTACAACAGATGCTCAAAAAATACCATCAACTGTTTTATCAAGACTACAAATTCATAATTTTAAAAAAATAACTAATAAACAAATAGAAAATCGTTTAAAAGAAATTTTTGAAATTGAAAAAATACAATATGACAATGACACTCCAGCATATATTGCTCGTTTGGCTCAAGGAGCACTAAGAGATGCGTTATCTATTGCAGAACAAGCTATTGCTTATTGTGATAATAATTTAACTTTAAAAAGTGTCACTGAACTTTTTGGTATTGTGGAAAATAGTAAAATAATTAATTTTTTTAATGCTATATATAAACATGATTATTCATATGTTATTAATACATTTGATGAATTTAAAAACAATAATGCCGATGCTAAAATACTCGTAGAAAATTGAATAACGGTTTTAAAAGATTATTTAGTATGTAACAAAACAAATAATTTAGATTTTAGTGAAATACTTTTAGAAAATGATTTCGAATTAATAGAATTCAATACAATTTTTGCTTATGAAACATTAGAATATTTATATCAATTACTTAAAAGTTTATATAATCAAAATAAACCTTATGATTTAATATATTTTAATTTATTTAAAATTATGAACAGGCACAATTCATTTTTAGAAACAAATGATTCATTAATAAAAAAGGAAAAAATGCAAGAAAATAGAAATTCTCAAAATGATCAAACTAATAAAGTTCAAGAAGAATTAAAAATAAATAATAATTCAGTAGAAAAAGAAATTAAAGATATATTAGAACAAAGTCAAGAATATATTTTGAAATATAATAACGCAAAAGATGATATTAAAAATATTGAAAATGAAATTTTAACTTTCAACGATGATTTAGACGATGAAAATTTAGAGAATCCTTTAATATCTACTGAAGAATTTGACATTAATCAAAATAGTGATGTTACATTGCCATTATTAAAAACATATACTAATGATAAAATTTTTAAAAGTCAAATTGATGATGAATTACTCGAAAAATTATTTGCTTTACATTTTTATGATAAAAAAGTTTTAAATCCAAATAATAAGAATGATCAAATAAAAACTATTTTAGAAAATAGTAAAAATTTAATTACTAATTTAGAATGTAATGATTTTATTAAAGCAATTAGTACAACAGAATTAAAAGTATTAGCAAGCGCTAGTAATTTTATATTAATACACGGTAATAGTAAAGTTGAAAATAAAATTTTAAATTATTTACAAGATAATTATCAAAATGAAATTATTCAAAGAGAATTTTTTCAAAAGTTATTTAAAAAACAATTACATCTATTTATAACATCTTCTGCTGATAAAGATCGAATAAAAACCATTTTTAATAAAGTTAGCATGTTTTCTAATAAAGAATTAGAAAAATATAAACCTTTAGAAAATTTACAACCACAAAAAAATAATTTTGTTTTAAAATTATATAACTTAATTTCAAAAGGAATCAAAGGAGAAAAATAA
- a CDS encoding MAG0770 family lipoprotein yields MKKRKLMKFLVSSTLIFPTLIAAKCQSSFYDTNQVLEAQYSQEMHQLVMQYRNNYQEIKDFFDLNNINKNHALTFFETRRKNSKNISSFLVKNLIDNIEISNILKQDNQSKDIGYYENQKWISLKETMHTIIEDLSLNENDFQSNFLAYVDRFEKINKEMYSIIEDAAKGFNNWQVSKFLNLFLNDDNNDWPLFNKAKNKIEERLIFKDHINSFILNLELELENKIFNKQLKNIDYSKLGFLPNSDNTFGHLHAIINLWNEWNSMTFFYYENDIIQTDNNNQIIKINNFVNDFKNLNSKNNSIIIKNIENQQEFKLSEFIKQLEIILNENPIEIFNNKNEKDIFTNTLLIPFENLLKIAKQINLLTKNLD; encoded by the coding sequence ATGAAAAAAAGAAAATTAATGAAATTTTTAGTAAGTAGCACATTAATATTTCCTACTTTAATAGCAGCTAAATGTCAAAGTAGTTTTTATGATACTAATCAAGTTTTAGAAGCACAATATAGTCAAGAAATGCATCAATTAGTTATGCAATATAGAAATAATTATCAAGAAATAAAAGATTTTTTTGATTTAAATAATATTAATAAAAATCATGCTTTGACTTTTTTTGAAACCAGAAGAAAAAATAGTAAAAACATCAGTAGTTTTTTAGTTAAAAATTTAATTGATAATATTGAAATATCAAATATTTTAAAACAAGACAATCAATCAAAAGATATAGGATATTATGAAAATCAAAAATGAATTTCTCTTAAAGAAACAATGCATACAATAATAGAAGATTTAAGTCTAAATGAAAATGATTTTCAGTCTAATTTTTTAGCATATGTGGATCGTTTTGAAAAAATAAACAAAGAAATGTATAGTATCATCGAAGACGCAGCTAAAGGTTTTAACAATTGACAAGTTAGCAAATTCTTAAATTTATTTTTAAATGATGATAATAATGACTGACCACTTTTTAATAAAGCAAAAAACAAAATTGAAGAGCGATTAATTTTTAAAGATCATATTAATAGTTTTATTTTAAATTTAGAATTAGAATTAGAAAATAAAATTTTTAATAAACAATTGAAAAATATTGATTATAGTAAGTTAGGATTTTTGCCTAATAGTGATAATACTTTTGGACATTTACACGCCATTATAAATTTATGAAATGAATGAAATAGTATGACGTTTTTTTACTATGAGAATGATATTATTCAAACTGATAATAATAATCAAATTATAAAAATTAATAATTTTGTAAATGATTTCAAAAATTTAAATTCTAAAAATAATTCAATAATTATTAAAAATATTGAAAATCAACAAGAATTTAAATTGTCTGAATTTATTAAACAATTAGAAATTATTTTAAATGAAAATCCAATTGAAATTTTTAACAATAAAAATGAAAAAGATATTTTTACAAATACTCTTTTAATACCATTTGAAAATCTTTTAAAAATAGCTAAACAAATAAATTTATTAACTAAAAATTTGGATTAA